A region of Ornithorhynchus anatinus isolate Pmale09 chromosome 5, mOrnAna1.pri.v4, whole genome shotgun sequence DNA encodes the following proteins:
- the MXRA8 gene encoding matrix remodeling-associated protein 8: MELKGKLLLFQLLFLQRTGVLMFSASSDPGSLDSIVVSVSNVSGRAGAQAVLPCYSVRMVWTQDRLQDRQRVLHWDLEADPDPDPNPDPRARPRPRPAPERLCDLYSTGDLRVYRDFNNDRIRLSPTAFAEGNFSLLIQDVDTRDQGVYSCNLHHHYCHLYVTVKVRLDVTDDPREARAYWDGEREVVVAARGRTALLPCLNGAPVWTERSSEEAQQVAHWDRQPPGVPHHRADRLLDLYASGERRFYGPPPLHRRLALPPDAFARGDFSLTIEGLQPADEGLYSCHLHHHYCGLHERRLFRVSVGRSPTGGTAAPDRRTAHPAAPDPDPTLVRGHNVINVIVPEGRAQFFQQLGYVLATLLLFLLLLVAVLLATRQHRRRGYEYNLKKSDGKDVNLKECAVDPGDLAPSRNEDIQLDYKNNILKEQAEQAKNLSAKNVDLDKEFRKEYCK, from the exons ATGGAGCTGAAGGGAAAACTTCTCCTCTTCCAACTTCTGTTTCTTCAAA GGACCGGGGTCCTCATGTTCTCAG cgtCGAGCGACCCCGGCAGCTTGGACAGCATCGTGGTGTCCGTGTCCAACGTGTCCGGCCGGGCGGGGGCCCAGGCCGTGCTGCCCTGCTACAGCGTCCGCATGGTGTGGACGCAGGACCGGCTGCAGGACCGGCAGCGCGTGCTGCACTGGGATCTGGaggccgaccccgaccccgaccccaaccctgacccccgggcccggccccggccccggcccgcccccgagCGCCTCTGTGACCTCTACTCCACCGGGGACCTGCGCGTCTACCGGGACTTCAACAACGACCGCATCCGACTCAGCCCCACGGCCTTCGCCGAAGGAAACTTCTCCCTGCTCATCCAGG ACGTGGACACGAGGGATCAGGGCGTCTACTCCTGCAACCTCCATCACCACTACTGCCATCTGTACGTGACCGTGAAGGTCCGGCTGGACGTCACCGATGACC CCCGGGAGGCGCGGGCCTACTGGGACGGCGAGCgggaggtggtggtggcggcGCGGGGTCGGACGGCGCTGCTGCCCTGCCTCAACGGCGCTCCCGTGTGGACGGAGCGGTCGTCGGAGGAGGCCCAGCAGGTAGCGCACTGGGACCGCCAGCCCCCGGGCGTCCCGCACCACCGCGCCGACCGCCTGCTCGACCTCTACGCCTCGGGCGAGCGCCGCTTCTACGGGCCGCCGCCCCTCCATCGACGCCTGGCCCTGCCCCCCGACGCCTTCGCCCGCGGCGACTTCTCGCTGACCATCGAGGGCCTGCAGCCGGCCGACGAGGGCCTCTACTCCTGCCACCTGCACCACCACTACTGCGGCCTGCACGAGCGGCGCCTCTTCCGAGTGTCCGTGGGCCGGTCCCCGACGGGGGGCACCGCCGCCCCCGACCGCCGCACCGCTCACCCCGCCGCCCCAGACCCAG ACCCCACCCTGGTGCGCGGCCACAATGTCATCAACGTGATCGTCCCCGAGGGCCGAGCCCAGTTCTTCCAACAGCTGGGCTACGTgctggccaccctgctcctcttcctgctgCTCCTCGTAGCCGTGCTGCTGGCCACCCGACAGCACCGCCGCAGGG gctacGAGTACAACCTGAAGAAATCCGATGG GAAAGATGTGAATCTGAAGGAGTGTGCCGTTGACCCCGGGGACCTGGCACCGAGCCGGAATGAGGACATCCAactag atTACAAAAACAACATCCTCAAGGAGCAGGCTGAGCAGGCCAAGAACCTCTCGGCCAAGAACGTCGACTTGGACAAAG AATTCAGGAAAGAATATTGCAAGTGA